Within the Oncorhynchus clarkii lewisi isolate Uvic-CL-2024 chromosome 2, UVic_Ocla_1.0, whole genome shotgun sequence genome, the region TTAGCGACATCTCAAAGTATCAAGAAATACTGAAGGAGTACCAGACCTACAAAACGTTTCTCATGGCCGTCGGACCCATGGAGTGGCGTGAGGAACAGAAACGcaagagggaggacaggagagcaaCCAAGCAGAAAGAGAATACAAACATTTTCTGTCTTCCATCATCGGTCAAAGGTATGGGAGTTTAAATACTTTCCTTGGATTTATTTGAGATTGATAAAAAATGTGTGCAATAGGAAATATGCAATAGTAGGCTAAAGGTGGGTTGCGGCAAAATTGTTTAAATTAATCTAGGATTAAAGTTCATCCACATTGGTGCAACGCACCCTAAATCTATTGACAGAAGTCTgacattttgtattattttactgATTCCAAGACGAAAATAAAAAAGGTCCAGCGTATGCCAGACGCAATTCAAGAGTCACAAAAAATTCTCAGATAAGACATCAAAGCAAAAGGTAAAGCGGATGGggaacatatatattttttgtgtgtgtggattgattTAATGATATAACGTAGTTGACCAGTAACATTGAAAATAGTTCAGTGCTACTGTGTACATTTGATTGTACCCTGTCAGTGGCAAAGTCAGCAGCATACTTCACCACCAGGAGAGACAGGGGTCCACCATCCCTGAGGTGCCAGAGACCGCAGAGACCTCAGACAGTGACGAGGTATGGATTAAACCTTCCTGTTTTTTATTAATGAACCTTCTTGAATATTGATGTGTTTTGTTGACATAATGTATGTAACCAACCAGGAAagtggttaaaaaaaaatgtaaatttaGCAAACCCCCCAATGCAACAAAACATACATAAATAACGTATCTAACTACCATAATAAGTGGGTAAACCCTATTCACAATTTAAGACAAGGAAACTGGGTTTATTTGGGTTGACCCCCAAGACAGCACAAACCGATCCGACTGGGACCAGACGTATGTGTTATCATTAGCTCTTCCATTTTGTTCTCTGCTGtggctcctctcctccaaggAGCCAGAGTTGTGTTACTCCAACCCCAGGGACATGCTGAATTTGCTGACTGATCTGGAGGAGCAGAACCTGTCCTACATCCAGAACTTCCAGGAGACAGAGGAGGTCATGGATGAGATCCGCAAAACCATACAGTTGACGCAGGAAAGAATGTAAGGAAGGGCACATTGTCTATGCTGTTATACTCCCTATTTGAATCAAATCCTCTCCAGGAATACAACAGTGCTGTGTTCCTCAAGAGTCTAACCActaggtggcagggtagcctagtggttagagcattggactagtaaccgaaaggttgcaagttcatatcccgagctgacaaggtacaaagcctgttcaggggcagaacgacagatgtcattgaaaataagaatgtgttcttaactgacttgcctagttaaataaaggaattGAAAATTAGTGTTATCGACGAGTCCAGGTTCTCCTTGGGCAACTTCACCTCTTTATTCAATTAATTTAATGCCAATAATAAACACGAGCCAGGTGTCATCCCTAGCAGGTGTGTGTGGGTTTATTTTACGTGTGTAATGTACAGGAACAGTGAGGCCCGGATCCTGCTGCAGCAGGTAGACAtcctgaagaacaccatccagagggaggaggagaagacctCTGAGCTGGAGCTCAAGTCCAGGATCTTCTCCTTTGGAGAGTACAGAGCTGACAAACAGGTTAGTACTATTGTCCACGTCGTTGCTGCGGGCCCAATGGATGAGCGCGTTTGATGATCGACATCGAAATTGCAACTGCAGGTTCCATGAGCGCCTTCGATTGGCTGATTGATTGAATGACTGATTCATTGGTCTACTTCCTAAAATACATCAGAGAAGAAGATCCAAAGGTACCTCAATCTCCCCAGACCTTTTAATCTCACTGCATTTTGAGAGGGAGACTAGGAAAGAGGATGCAAGAATTCAAAGGAAATAGATggtgtttgtaaattcaatctggagtgtgCCAGAATgcgctctgggcgttcgtaaactcagtgttgtcagattgtctgagtaaattcagagcgttttgctCTCGGAGCATTCAGAGCGCCCACTGGACGCTCTGGTCGAGGAGTAGGgctgatccgagcgttctgacctcacacctgcagtcaagcacccaagttaacgttggctagctttctagctacttccagacacatgagagaacacctcactctgaacCTTTTACTCTCCCtaacagagctggttaggctgttttcatgttatccagagcgttggtaactgtgctgctggcaacaatttcattgttatttttttactgacaactgccatattcaacgggtgtagagtgaatttacgaacgcaccaaAAATTGAGATTAAACCATTTCGTAGTCAATTTCACCTCCTTCCTTATCACAGGACGTGATGCTCAATGTGCTGCACAAGAAGGTGAAGGAAGTGTACAAGgtgtgtgtgggagaggtggaCTCCAATATCAGCACTCTTCACATGCTTGCCAACATTGAGAGCAGAATGCAGGACGTTATGGACCGACTGGAGACGCTGCCCCCGGACAACATTGACACCGTCCGCACCCagcgggagaaggagaagaggctCAAGTATGTGTCCTTCCTCACAGCTCTTTGTGGTCATACACCGACCAGGAACCGTAAAAGCTCTTtagctgcgtttacacaggcagcccaattctggtATTTTTCCCCCACGCTAattgttcttttgaccaatcatatcAGTTATTTTGCCAATAATTAGGTAAAAcatcagaattggtctgcctgaGTAGACGCAACCTTTTGTGAAAACTTCTGGTGTAAAAAGgtctttataaaataaatgtgattgatttaattgttgCCAACAACATACCACACTAATGCACATTCGGGAtgaatgctctcaattgtgcggCCAGCGGTAGAAGTTGACCAGGGTATTTATTATCCCAAACTTCCTCAGCAGTCTCAGGAAGAAGGCTATTAAAAAGGGCTGTTGTGACGTCTTGACAATAATGCTCCCTCCCTCTAATCTCCTTTTAGGATGCGTGAGGAGAAGCTGTTGATGAAGAAACACCACCA harbors:
- the LOC139375873 gene encoding LOW QUALITY PROTEIN: coiled-coil domain-containing protein 38-like (The sequence of the model RefSeq protein was modified relative to this genomic sequence to represent the inferred CDS: substituted 2 bases at 2 genomic stop codons), with protein sequence MPDIKKVKISSPKHTPDAEYLLRRRGGMAESLEETAKPTLDTVWLKSRNSTDDDRKSNNPFVLPMDRNIFKKREIESVIKQQEKKFFSSLPTQMKSTYLSRLRCRSAPMRSAVEDTIPEPEKCRREKTTWATVVTKSCSQERENIRDYLSKQREKFMQQYSLSVKQDTIKKLEKDTVIELQLIRHAEKHLQQDSAAFEKFIKENDQSSVEAVKLAEKETMLKMEKTAEIKKVTVQMMAMKSDISKYQEILKEYQTYKTFLMAVGPMEWREEQKRKREDRRATKQKENTNIFCLPSSVKVXHFVLFYXFQDENKKGPAYARRNSRVTKNSQIRHQSKSGKVSSILHHQERQGSTIPEVPETAETSDSDEEPELCYSNPRDMLNLLTDLEEQNLSYIQNFQETEEVMDEIRKTIQLTQERMNSEARILLQQVDILKNTIQREEEKTSELELKSRIFSFGEYRADKQDVMLNVLHKKVKEVYKVCVGEVDSNISTLHMLANIESRMQDVMDRLETLPPDNIDTVRTQREKEKRLKMREEKLLMKKHHQEERLRMALERATSDSKKRTGRRLLLRSEPSEIKKKDKTHALTTREQEDALYFFA